Proteins encoded together in one Coffea arabica cultivar ET-39 chromosome 2c, Coffea Arabica ET-39 HiFi, whole genome shotgun sequence window:
- the LOC113720261 gene encoding pentatricopeptide repeat-containing protein At5g15300: MPCPLQQKVANQLQVCTFRQLKQIHAIIVTSSLHQNPQIRLKFFRRSTEFGDMDYPSLIFSQMGGFLIKDITLWNAMIRGYAYNGPQRDSISMFDEMPHRGLKPNKFTYPYVLNSCTRLGLFRLGQKVHCQIIKTGFQLVLSAAHALFSFYADTCDSSDMGFPKKEMLNNARRTLYGICGVPVELCNRFISGCVKFGDVKCAREFFDQMSERDVVSWNSMISGYAKTGDVANARGLFRQMPEKNVVSWTTMIKAYAAAGDLQTARKIFEMMPEKNLISWNCMISSYAQNKQFQDALRLFEHMRNQGVAADGFTFVSALSACSHLNALDSGRMVHSCITDWGNAAVIVGTALVEMYANCGDIDKAFTIFFKTGNKDVFCFNVMIKSLAVHGRVEDAVKIFYLMQERGLKPNDFTFTSVLFACSHGGFVEEGQNIFHSMGRQFRVSPKLEHYGCLVDLLCRRGQLEEALVLLKEMPFKPDVAIWGALLGGCKLRGDLRLAESITSRNADKLESNESGVYVTVSNIHASAGQWLEAFNAREKMEEQNMWKTTGISNLVINGDTDL, from the coding sequence ATGCCATGTCCGTTGCAGCAGAAAGTCGCAAACCAATTGCAAGTATGCACTTTCAGACAGCTGAAACAAATTCACGCCATCATTGTCACCTCGTCCCTCCACCAAAACCCCCAAATTCGATTGAAATTCTTTAGGCGAAGCACGGAATTTGGAGACATGGACTACCCCAGTCTCATTTTCTCCCAAATGGGTGGCTTTCTTATCAAAGACATCACTCTTTGGAACGCTATGATCAGAGGCTATGCCTATAATGGTCCCCAGCGGGATTCCATATcaatgtttgatgaaatgcctcaCAGAGGACTTAAACCCAATAAATTCACGTACCCATATGTTTTGAACTCTTGCACTCGACTGGGTTTGTTTAGATTAGGCCAAAAAGTGCACTGTCAGATTATAAAGACTGGGTTCCAGCTCGTGCTTTCGGCTGCTCATGCTCTTTTTAGTTTCTATGCAGATACATGTGATTCTTCTGATATGGGTTTTCCGAAAAAAGAAATGTTAAATAATGCTAGGAGGACTTTATACGGAATTTGTGGGGTTCCAGTAGAATTGTGCAACAGATTCATTTCTGGGTGTGTGAAATTTGGTGACGTTAAATGTGCGAGAGAGTTCTTTGATCAGATGAGTGAAAGGGATGTCGTTTCATGGAATTCGATGATTTCAGGTTATGCTAAAACTGGGGACGTAGCAAATGCGAGAGGTTTATTTAGGCAGATGCCAGAGAAGAATGTGGTGTCCTGGACTACAATGATCAAGGCATATGCTGCTGCTGGAGATCTCCAAACAGCAAGAAAGATTTTCGAGATGATGCCCGAGAAGAATCTGATTTCTTGGAACTGTATGATTTCGAGCTACGCACAGAATAAACAATTTCAGGATGCACTGCGCCTCTTTGAACATATGCGTAACCAAGGTGTGGCAGCAGATGGATTTACATTTGTTTCAGCTCTCTCTGCTTGTTCTCACCTAAATGCTCTGGATTCTGGCAGAATGGTGCACTCCTGTATAACAGATTGGGGTAATGCAGCTGTTATTGTTGGGACTGCCCTTGTAGAAATGTATGCCAACTGTGGAGATATTGATAAAGCATTTACAATCTTTTTTAAAACAGGGAACAAGGATGTTTTCTGTTTTAACGTTATGATCAAGTCTCTGGCTGTTCATGGAAGGGTAGAAGATGCCGTCAAAATCTTTTATTTGATGCAAGAAAGGGGATTGAAGCCAAATGACTTCACATTTACCAGTGTGTTATTTGCTTGTAGTCATGGAGGTTTTGTGGAAGAAGGCCAGAATATTTTTCATAGCATGGGTAGGCAGTTTAGGGTTAGTCCAAAGCTTGAACACTATGGTTGTCTGGTAGACTTACTGTGCCGAAGGGGCCAGCTCGAGGAAGCATTGGTTCTATTGAAGGAGATGCCCTTCAAACCTGATGTTGCTATCTGGGGTGCACTGCTTGGTGGATGCAAGTTAAGAGGCGACTTAAGGTTAGCAGAGAGTATTACAAGTCGTAATGCTGACAAGTTGGAGTCAAATGAATCAGGAGTCTATGTAACTGTATCAAATATTCATGCATCAGCAGGTCAGTGGTTGGAGGCCTTTAATGCAAGAGAAAAGATGGAGGAGCAGAACATGTGGAAGACAACAGGGATCAGCAATTTAGTAATCAATGGTGATACAGACTTGTAA
- the LOC113725045 gene encoding pre-mRNA cleavage factor Im 25 kDa subunit 2, which translates to MVTSSVVNTYPLSSYTFGTKEPKMEKDTSVADRLARMKVNYMKEGMRTSVEGILLVQEHNHPHILLLQIGNTFCKLPGGRLKPGENEIEGLKRKLSSKLAANSAALQPDWQIGECVAIWWRPNFETIMYPYCPPHITKPKECKKLFLVHLSEREYFAVPKNLKLLAVPLFELYDNVQRYGPVISTIPQQLSRFQFNMIHP; encoded by the exons ATGGTGACGTCATCGGTGGTGAACACGTACCCGCTTTCTAGTTACACCTTCGGGACAAAGGAGCCGAAGATGGAGAAAGACACCTCCGTTGCCGATCGCCTTGCTCGCATGAAAGTCAA TTATATGAAGGAGGGCATGAGGACTAGCGTAGAAGGAATTTTACTG GTCCAGGAGCACAATCATCCAcacattcttcttcttcaaattggtAATACTTTCTGCAAACTTCCTGGTGGGCGGTTGAAGCCTGGAGAGAATG AAATCGAGGGCTTGAAACGGAAACTGTCGAGCAAACTTGCTGCTAATTCAGCGGCTCTTCAGCCAGATTGGCAG ATTGGTGAATGTGTGGCCATATGGTGGAGACCGAATTTTGAAACGATAATGTATCCATACTGCCCTCCCCACATAACAAAACCTAAG GAATGTAAAAAGCTTTTCCTTGTTCACCTTTCCGAAAGAGAGTATTTTGCTGTTCCAAAGAACTTGAAACTTCTTGCAGTTCCATTGTTCGAACTCTACGACAATGTTCAG AGATATGGGCCTGTGATCTCCACTATCCCACAACAGCTGTCTAGATTCCAGTTCAACATGATCCATCCTTGA
- the LOC113725046 gene encoding WD repeat-containing protein RUP2 — protein sequence MKNLSSHRSPLQNQRQLPNPRTPGSRQEEEKERKEQDDVENHLHEVEDDSEARCEWDFNLATVVSSSSSSSSIGGAASDTLGVIEFDPCDRLLATGGISRKIRIYRTASLLPHEGLSSSHEQVATAVLDHANACDFYICTPAKLSSLRWKPGSGGGVLGSADYDGVVMEYDLERRLPVFERDEHGGRRVWSMDYSPCAPVVGASGSDDGTMQVWDPRCEGGECLGVVQPSAGRSPVCCVEFNPFGGCLVAAGCADRRVYGYDVRRMGDPVLVLDGHQRSVTYIRFLDRHTMVTAGIDGCLKTWHTADHRLIRTYTGHVNARRFVGLSVWRGGGLLSCGSEDNQVVVYDKRWGSPIWVKRFEPSSAGAPAPGRAEYSGWECCEPTGAGFVSSVCWRQMGEDQCTLVAGGSDGVLQVFSGSRRRISQ from the coding sequence ATGAAAAACTTGTCATCCCACCGCTCTCCCCTCCAAAACCAACGACAGCTGCCCAATCCCCGAACCCCAGGATCaagacaagaagaagaaaaagaaagaaaagaacaagacGACGTCGAAAATCATTTACATGAAGTGGAGGATGATAGTGAAGCCAGGTGCGAGTGGGATTTCAATCTCGCCACCGTTGTTTCTTCTTCCAGCTCCTCCTCCTCGATCGGCGGAGCTGCTTCCGATACGCTGGGAGTCATAGAATTTGACCCTTGTGATCGGTTATTGGCCACCGGCGGCATCTCAAGAAAAATCCGTATATACCGCACCGCGTCTTTGTTGCCCCACGAAGGATTAAGTTCGTCGCATGAACAAGTTGCGACGGCCGTGCTAGACCACGCCAATGCATGCGACTTCTACATTTGTACCCCGGCTAAGCTTAGCAGCCTCCGGTGGAAACCGGGGTCGGGCGGAGGTGTGCTGGGGTCGGCGGACTACGACGGGGTAGTAATGGAGTATGACCTGGAGAGAAGGTTGCCGGTGTTCGAGCGGGACGAACATGGGGGCAGGCGGGTATGGAGCATGGACTACTCCCCCTGTGCTCCAGTGGTGGGTGCGTCAGGGTCGGACGATGGCACCATGCAGGTGTGGGACCCACGGTGCGAGGGAGGGGAGTGCTTGGGCGTGGTGCAGCCCAGCGCGGGGAGGAGCCCAGTGTGTTGCGTGGAATTCAATCCATTCGGTGGCTGCCTGGTCGCCGCAGGATGTGCTGACCGAAGGGTGTACGGTTACGATGTGAGGAGGATGGGGGACCCGGTCCTGGTTTTAGACGGGCATCAGAGATCCGTGACCTACATCAGGTTCCTGGATCGCCACACAATGGTGACAGCCGGCATTGATGGGTGCTTGAAGACGTGGCACACTGCAGATCATCGGCTTATTCGGACGTACACGGGACACGTCAACGCCAGGAGATTCGTCGGGTTATCCGTTTGGAGGGGCGGCGGCCTGCTTAGCTGTGGCTCCGAGGACAATCAAGTTGTTGTCTACGATAAGAGATGGGGCTCGCCCATTTGGGTCAAGAGATTCGAGCCATCCTCTGCTGGAGCTCCGGCTCCAGGTCGAGCTGAATATTCCGGGTGGGAATGTTGCGAGCCTACAGGTGCGGGGTTTGTGAGCAGCGTATGCTGGAGGCAAATGGGAGAAGACCAATGCACGCTCGTCGCCGGCGGCTCAGACGGGGTCCTGCAAGTTTTTAGCGGTAGCAGAAGAAGAATAAGCCAATAG